TTTCACCGAAATTCTCACCCTGCCCCCGGGCGCCGACACCATCGCCGCCGCCTCGCCGGCTTTCCGCAAGCTGCTCGATCTCACCGCGCTCGTCCTCGGCGTGTCCTATTTCAAGCTGCGCGCCCCTTTTGCCATCGAGGCCGCGGCAATTCCCCTCACTGCCGCCGAACGCGCCTTCGTCATCGATGTCTATGAAAACGGCCTCGGCGAATTCTACGCCCGCAACGAACTGGCGCGTTTCGGCAAGCTGGTCCTGACCGCCCCCGAGGATGCCGGACAGCCCCGGCCCGCGACCATCCTGCCCGACCGCACCCTGCTGCCCATCGGCGGCGGCAAGGATTCCCTGGTCAGCGTCGATCTGCTCAGCCATACCGGTGTGGATTTCACCCCCTTCGCCGTCAATCCCAAGGGCCCGATCCTCACCTCGGTGGAGGCCATCGGCGCCGCTCCGCTCTACGTCACCCGCAGCCTTGATCCGGAAATGATCCGGCTGGGCCAGGAGCCGGGCTATTATAACGGCCACGTGCCCTCGACCGCGATCAATTCCATGATCGCCGCCCTTTGCGCCCTGCTGTTCGGCTATAGCCAGGTCGTGCTGTCCAATGAGCGCTCCGCCAGCGAGGGCAATGTGGTCTTCGACGGGCGCGAGACCAATCACCAATATTCCAAATCGCTGGGCTTCGAACTGCTGATCGCCGATACGCTCGCCAACGCCACCGGCGGCGCCTTGAAATATTTCTCCCTGCTGCGCCCCTATTCGGAAGCGCGCATCGCCTCGCTTTTCACCCAGAGCCGGCAATTCGACAGCGTCTTTTCCAGCTGCAACCGTAATTTCCGCCTGACCGGCAATGATGGCCCGCTCTGGTGCGGCACCTGTCCCAAATGCCATTTCGTCTTCCTGATCTTCGCGCCCTTCATGTCCAAACAGCGCCTGCTCGGCATTTTCGGCCGGAACCTGCTCGATGAACCGGCCAATGAGCATTCCTTCCGCGAATTGGCCGGGCTGACCGGCCAGAAGCCCTGGGAATGCGTCGGCGAAATTCTCGAGGCCGCCGCCTGCCTCTACACCCTGACCCGCCATGCCGACTGGCACGAAGACGCGGTGGTTCGTGCGGTGAAAGCCGATCTGTTCGCCCAATATGGCGAGGAGAAACTGCAACGCGCCATGGCCGAATGCCTGACCGACAGCCGCGACCATCACATTCCGCCGGCTTTGGCGGCCAAGGTGGCGGCCTATGCGGTTTGACGAACCGGTCCTGCTCTATGGCGCCGGCAAGGAAGCGCTGTCCACCCGCGCCTTTCTCCAGGCCCGCCAGCCCGATCTCAAGGTCTTCGTCGCCGTCGATAGCGGCGACGCCAATATTCCCGACACCGAACAGATAGCCGCCGCCGCGCTGCCCGACGCCATCGCGGCGCGTCGCTTCGGCCTCATCGTCAAAAGTCCCGGCGTCTCTCGCTACAAGCCGGTTTTCGCTCTCGCCCAATCCGCCGGCATCCCGGTCACCTCCAATCTCAATCTATGGGGCGCCGCCTATCGGCAGGGCCGCTACGTCATCGCCATCACCGGCACCAAGGGCAAATCCACCACCGCGACCCTGGCACATCTGATGCTCACCCATTCGGGCGTGGATGCCGGCCTCGCCGGAAATGTCGGTCTCGCCCCGCTCGATATCGCCGACCGGCACGCCGTGATCCTGTTCGAGCTCTCCAGCTACCAGACCGCCGACATGGATTTTTTGCCCGATATGGCGGCGATCACCAATCTTTACCCCGAACATGTCGACTGGCATGGCTCGGTCGAACGCTATTACGCCGACAAGCTGCATTTGGTGGACCGCGACGGCCCATTCGCCATCGCCCTGGGGGCCGCCGCCAGCGGCAATGCATTGGTGGCCGGGGCCATCCGCGACCCGTCCCGGCTGCTTCCCGAGCTGACGGCGGACGAGGCCGGAGCCATCGAAGATGCCGCCGCCCGGTCGCGACTGCGCGGCGCCCATAATCTCGACAATGCTCGCCTCGCCGCCCGGATCGCCCTCGGCGCCGGCGGGACGCTGGCTGGCGTGTTGCAGGGCATCGCCGCCTTCCGCCCCCTGCCCCACCGGCTGGAAGAGCATGTTTTCGGCGACATCGTTGCGGTCGATGATTCCATCTCCACCACGCCCGAGGCCACCAAGGCGGCCCTTGCCGCCTATCCCGGACGCCGCATCGCCCTCATCGCCGGCGGCCACGAACGCCAGCAGGATTATAGCGGCCTGGCGGATCAGCTCGCCCGGCGCGGCGTCACCACGCTCGCCACCCTGCCCGTCACCGGCGACAGACTGGCCCGCGCCACCCGCGACCGGGCGCCGGCAATTCTGGTTCTCGAAGCGCCGGACCTCGACGCGGCTCTGGCGGCCCTCGCCGCGCAGCGGCAACGGTTCGACACGCTGATCCTCTCGCCCGGCGCGCCCTCCTACAATCAGTTCAAGAATTTCGAGCAGCGCGGCGCCCGCTTCGTCGATCTTTGCCGCCAGTTCTTCCTGCCGGCGCCGGGCTGACCGGGCCGTCATGAAATCCCTAAAACGCCCCCATCAGCGCCGCCACCGGGACGCCGGCCGAGAGCAGGGCGATGCGGATATCGCTCAACAGGATCTCATCGGCGATGCGCAGGTGAAGCTGGGGCATGATACCATTGGCGCGAAAACTGGCATGGTCGAGGATCCGTGGCAGATAGCGATTGACGATATCGCTGTCCCTCAAGCCCTGCCCGGCCATCACCGCCAGGATCGGCCCCAATTCGCGGTCCGCCTCCGCATAAATCTCCGCATAGTCCACCGCCGAAAGGTAATCGCCATCCCGCAGCGCCTCCAGCGCCGGCACGCAGAAA
This genomic stretch from Devosia sp. YIM 151766 harbors:
- the murD gene encoding UDP-N-acetylmuramoyl-L-alanine--D-glutamate ligase, whose amino-acid sequence is MRFDEPVLLYGAGKEALSTRAFLQARQPDLKVFVAVDSGDANIPDTEQIAAAALPDAIAARRFGLIVKSPGVSRYKPVFALAQSAGIPVTSNLNLWGAAYRQGRYVIAITGTKGKSTTATLAHLMLTHSGVDAGLAGNVGLAPLDIADRHAVILFELSSYQTADMDFLPDMAAITNLYPEHVDWHGSVERYYADKLHLVDRDGPFAIALGAAASGNALVAGAIRDPSRLLPELTADEAGAIEDAAARSRLRGAHNLDNARLAARIALGAGGTLAGVLQGIAAFRPLPHRLEEHVFGDIVAVDDSISTTPEATKAALAAYPGRRIALIAGGHERQQDYSGLADQLARRGVTTLATLPVTGDRLARATRDRAPAILVLEAPDLDAALAALAAQRQRFDTLILSPGAPSYNQFKNFEQRGARFVDLCRQFFLPAPG